Proteins encoded together in one Hylaeus volcanicus isolate JK05 chromosome 3, UHH_iyHylVolc1.0_haploid, whole genome shotgun sequence window:
- the LOC128873328 gene encoding uncharacterized protein LOC128873328: protein MSITIKGWKDTLFSNVVYKHLRYLGYFIVSHYMTVLLNMHLIEYEYNESWLVPGPIVEYFSNINTITVLTGDKVQVNVPEIVIPQFTVPKEENNAEIPPGNFGRLTAENHNVYECYVSPYTTRQLVQQTGNQYFGSWNPLPVGAYPGGTIPNKNLLGYAEPEKLHPEMVSILKQYEFPNTNDMQGRLQISAAIDE from the exons AtgtcaataacaattaagGGCTGGAAGGATACACTATTCAGTAATGTA GTCTATAAACACTTAAGATACCTGGGATATTTCATCGTGTCTCATTACATGACAGTATTATTAAACATGCATTTAATCGAATATGAATACAACGAGTCATGGCTTGTACCTGGTCCAATAgttgaatatttcagtaatattaatacaataacaGTACTAACTGGAGATAAGGTACAAGTTAATGTTCCAGAAATAGTTATTCCACAGTTCACAGTGCCTAAAGAAGAGAATAACGCTGAGATCCCACCAGGAAACTTTGGCCGTTTAACAGCTGAAAATCATAATGTTTATGAATGTTATGTTTCCCCTTATACAACAAGGCAATTAGTTCAACAAACAGGAAACCAATACTTTGGATCTTGGAACCCATTACCTGTTGGCGCATATCCAGGTGGTACCATCcccaacaaaaatttattggGTTATGCAGAACCAGAAAAACTTCATCCAGAGATGGTATCAATACTAAAGCAATATGAATTTCCTAATACTAACGATATGCAAGGAAGACTTCAAATTAGTGCTGCAATTGATGAATGA